Proteins encoded within one genomic window of Mesobacillus subterraneus:
- a CDS encoding ABC-2 transporter permease: MYNLLSKELKLGINPFFYVLPFLTGALMLIPGWIYFIVPLYFCWITVPNIFGNYKAQNDLLFSFMMPVTKKDIVQAKIAAIVILELLHIVIAVIFGMINTQLYPNINNFFFGPTVGFWGLCFIMLAIFNLIFISMFFKTAYKYGVPSLAAITGAMLFAAGAEWLGIQNNKVFELFKGSGADRLVVHIPILLTGMAIFAVFTITAYHIAIKQFKKVDI, translated from the coding sequence ATGTATAACTTGCTATCGAAAGAATTAAAACTTGGTATAAATCCTTTCTTTTATGTATTACCCTTTTTAACAGGAGCTTTAATGCTAATTCCCGGATGGATATACTTTATTGTTCCACTATATTTTTGCTGGATTACTGTACCTAATATATTTGGGAATTATAAAGCTCAGAATGATTTACTGTTTTCTTTCATGATGCCTGTCACAAAAAAAGACATTGTTCAGGCGAAAATCGCTGCTATTGTAATTCTAGAGTTATTGCACATTGTAATTGCTGTAATCTTTGGAATGATCAATACTCAGTTATATCCTAATATCAATAACTTTTTCTTTGGACCAACTGTAGGGTTTTGGGGACTTTGTTTTATCATGCTAGCTATCTTCAACTTAATCTTCATCTCTATGTTTTTCAAGACAGCGTATAAATATGGAGTTCCATCTTTAGCAGCAATTACCGGTGCTATGCTATTTGCAGCAGGTGCCGAATGGCTTGGAATACAAAACAATAAGGTGTTTGAGCTATTTAAAGGTAGCGGTGCTGATCGTTTAGTCGTTCACATACCTATCCTGTTAACAGGAATGGCTATATTTGCAGTTTTCACGATTACCGCTTATCATATTGCCATTAAACAATTTAAGAAAGTGGATATCTAA
- a CDS encoding ABC transporter ATP-binding protein — protein MLALEVKNLSKKYENFHLDDVSFQLEKGYIMGFIGANGAGKTTTIKSILNMIRIDSGEISVLGKNFIEHELELKQVIGYTFGGVNYYTRNKVKHVTNVIKRFYDNWEEETYINYLKRFNLDENKKIAELSEGMKVKYNLALALSHGSKLLILDEPTSGLDPVARDNLLDLFQELVEEGEISILFSTHITSDLEKCADYITYINNGKIINSCEKEEFINTYRLLNGNESQLEKVKEHLISYKKNSFGFTGLIHDLDFDPALNIKSARPNLEEVMIYFSKREDMYV, from the coding sequence ATGTTAGCCTTAGAGGTTAAAAATTTGAGTAAAAAGTATGAGAATTTTCATTTAGATGATGTATCCTTCCAGTTGGAAAAAGGATATATTATGGGGTTTATCGGCGCAAATGGTGCTGGAAAAACAACCACTATAAAATCAATTTTGAATATGATTCGTATTGATAGTGGTGAAATTAGTGTTTTAGGGAAAAACTTTATCGAACATGAACTCGAGTTGAAACAAGTGATTGGGTATACATTTGGCGGTGTCAATTATTATACGAGAAACAAAGTCAAACATGTGACTAATGTGATCAAAAGGTTTTACGATAATTGGGAGGAAGAAACATATATCAATTATCTAAAAAGATTCAATTTGGATGAGAATAAAAAAATAGCAGAATTGTCAGAAGGAATGAAGGTTAAATACAATTTGGCTCTTGCTCTATCACATGGTTCAAAGCTTCTTATCCTTGATGAACCAACAAGTGGTCTTGATCCTGTAGCAAGAGATAATCTGTTGGATCTATTTCAAGAATTAGTAGAAGAAGGCGAAATTAGTATTCTTTTCTCCACTCATATTACATCTGACTTAGAGAAATGTGCGGATTATATTACCTATATCAATAATGGGAAAATCATAAATAGCTGTGAAAAAGAAGAATTTATTAATACTTATCGATTGTTGAATGGAAATGAAAGTCAACTTGAAAAGGTTAAAGAGCATTTGATTTCCTACAAGAAAAACTCTTTCGGCTTTACAGGATTAATTCATGATCTAGATTTTGATCCAGCGTTAAATATTAAATCAGCGCGTCCTAATCTTGAAGAGGTAATGATTTATTTTTCAAAAAGGGAGGATATGTATGTATAA
- a CDS encoding DEAD/DEAH box helicase has product MKNTQSKAYRCPIALTNKAKSKMREAGLDERSFFLLEKSFHVYIEKYPQSTDGLVSAALFFDIERNERLAEKYGRFVVVFHCLVKEDGFVATNVTTRPSHIPLPSNWRISADLTFDLNVQGSGRLPIGLLNLIHNMPVAQESSMYVKKRIASWEGYLKIQEQSADIPDITSRYSTLLFNEDFSTVKITGCVLNDKDWKSLKDMSVKLKGIDQEIGKVLKANRAASTVEVEIHSYMEAQARRQRLDVPPKEVIFSNFATLSQLKRLRQGFKQLENGLAANPELERLLFENKPPVKEVKAQAKLQFHNTLNEFQQAAVEGAMSAEDLYVIQGSPGTGKTTVISEICLQNAKAGLRTLVASQSNLAVDNALGRLLATKDIRILRVGRTESIEEEGKKFIEENVGQYWKDHTLQEVSSQLSARNQRETEIELEWAANEQEQEWLQKQLVELEGELEAKKKAQQQYNEVQSIIEEHNKNIHGVEQEGQVVQQHVKKSEQSLRLLNETIDKDETFLDEESNHDLIQKELEANQQEIDRLQDSVAIQVLQDEINELKQTIDKVSAYCEIWKEATKQTEAITDRITAAKKFDSLKWIILEQNLTRSLQVQSLIAKLDQLRERINQLEKLKEYNEKLNPAISYLEQLFGEKEKYSKLQEQLKKVPPVTTTALEIDRFLEKLRSELKEKSTIHPDRLETFLKWLYGRRHFIWQKADQLKLNDTDKKMAQEALQHLKQELIEQLQPSLDENKMMQQKYQREMNDQTAKLTFLQNKHAKKIVSAVIIPNAKELLHEKEAKAFELKAKQEQYGQAKLRVKMNRQKREQESLQLQQAKQKQIEVEVSLANLASIIKGKEAEQALLNDILSLEPEKEHEVVLKKLASVSFTRESLKQEKQRLPLFQSVQGMWQSLLEEANDHDLNEIRKLYVKHANVIGTTCVVSARKDFIENYPVFDVVIIDEVSKATPPELLLPMLKGKKIILVGDHHQLPPLLGNDTLEETLQEMAEESEDFEGKAELKKLLNESLFERLFKNLPKNNKTMLAIQYRMHENIMETITPFYMQENEVLQCGLANSDLDRDHKLESQLIQRNNHLLWLDMPNEPLFFEERMKGGKSLYNPAELKRIGELLKELDDASAEAKRAGRMETNEKKSIGVISFYGEQVKRIDRMLQQELHLPHLTIRTGTVDRFQGMEMDVILLSMVRNHDNKQDDIGFAKDYRRLNVALSRARELLVMVGSSKMFTQRTKNRDARKMYTHVLETAKNQNGLRTLEEVGMNG; this is encoded by the coding sequence ATGAAAAATACTCAAAGTAAGGCATATCGGTGTCCGATCGCTTTGACCAATAAGGCAAAGAGTAAAATGCGAGAAGCTGGGTTGGATGAGCGATCGTTTTTTTTATTGGAGAAATCGTTTCATGTTTATATAGAAAAGTATCCGCAATCGACCGATGGTCTTGTTTCGGCTGCCTTATTTTTTGACATTGAAAGAAACGAAAGACTGGCAGAGAAGTACGGCAGGTTTGTTGTTGTATTCCATTGTTTAGTAAAAGAAGATGGGTTTGTTGCGACGAATGTAACGACGAGACCGTCACATATCCCATTGCCGTCTAATTGGCGCATTTCGGCAGATCTTACTTTTGACTTAAATGTTCAAGGTAGCGGACGGTTACCGATTGGGTTACTGAACTTGATTCACAACATGCCGGTTGCCCAGGAAAGTTCTATGTATGTGAAAAAGCGTATTGCGAGTTGGGAAGGCTACCTGAAAATTCAGGAGCAGTCTGCAGATATTCCTGATATAACCTCCCGCTATTCCACGCTTTTATTCAATGAAGATTTCAGTACGGTAAAAATAACAGGCTGTGTGCTGAATGATAAGGATTGGAAGTCGCTCAAGGATATGAGCGTCAAGCTAAAGGGAATCGACCAGGAGATTGGCAAAGTTCTGAAAGCGAATCGTGCGGCTTCTACGGTTGAGGTGGAAATACACAGTTATATGGAAGCTCAAGCCCGCAGACAGCGGCTTGATGTACCTCCTAAGGAAGTCATCTTTAGCAATTTTGCAACCTTAAGCCAGCTGAAAAGACTAAGGCAAGGGTTTAAGCAATTGGAAAACGGTTTGGCTGCGAATCCTGAACTGGAACGCCTTTTATTTGAAAATAAGCCGCCGGTCAAAGAGGTCAAAGCTCAGGCAAAGCTGCAGTTTCACAATACATTGAACGAGTTCCAGCAGGCAGCTGTGGAAGGCGCAATGTCTGCCGAAGACTTATACGTCATCCAAGGGTCGCCCGGAACAGGAAAAACAACCGTTATTTCTGAAATCTGTCTGCAAAATGCGAAGGCGGGGCTGCGCACTTTAGTTGCTTCGCAGTCGAATTTAGCGGTCGACAACGCCCTCGGACGTTTGCTGGCAACTAAGGATATCCGAATCCTCAGAGTGGGGCGGACGGAAAGCATAGAAGAAGAGGGCAAAAAGTTCATCGAGGAGAACGTCGGACAGTATTGGAAAGACCATACGCTGCAGGAAGTTTCCAGTCAATTATCAGCTCGAAACCAACGGGAAACCGAAATTGAATTAGAATGGGCAGCGAATGAACAGGAACAAGAGTGGCTTCAGAAACAGCTTGTGGAACTAGAAGGGGAGCTTGAGGCAAAGAAGAAAGCACAACAGCAGTATAATGAAGTTCAGTCCATTATTGAAGAGCATAACAAGAACATTCATGGAGTTGAACAGGAGGGACAAGTAGTCCAGCAGCATGTAAAGAAATCTGAACAGTCCCTACGTTTGTTAAATGAAACGATTGATAAAGACGAAACTTTTCTGGATGAAGAGTCAAATCATGACTTGATCCAAAAAGAGTTGGAAGCCAATCAGCAAGAGATTGATCGGCTGCAAGACAGTGTCGCCATTCAGGTGCTGCAAGATGAAATAAATGAACTGAAACAAACGATAGACAAGGTTTCTGCTTATTGTGAGATATGGAAAGAGGCCACGAAGCAGACGGAGGCAATAACAGATAGAATAACTGCCGCCAAAAAATTCGACAGTTTAAAGTGGATCATTCTGGAACAAAATCTGACTCGCTCTCTACAGGTGCAGTCATTAATCGCAAAGCTTGATCAGCTTCGCGAAAGAATCAATCAGCTGGAAAAGTTAAAGGAATATAATGAAAAATTAAATCCTGCGATTTCCTATCTTGAGCAACTTTTTGGGGAGAAGGAGAAGTACAGCAAGCTTCAGGAACAATTGAAAAAAGTGCCTCCCGTTACTACGACAGCTCTCGAAATTGACCGATTTTTAGAGAAACTGAGAAGTGAGTTAAAAGAAAAATCAACCATTCATCCGGACAGACTTGAAACCTTTCTTAAGTGGCTATATGGCCGGAGACATTTCATATGGCAAAAGGCGGACCAGCTCAAACTGAATGATACAGATAAAAAAATGGCACAAGAAGCTCTTCAGCATTTGAAACAGGAACTGATCGAACAGCTTCAGCCTAGTCTCGATGAAAACAAGATGATGCAACAAAAGTATCAGAGAGAGATGAACGACCAGACTGCCAAGCTTACTTTCCTACAAAACAAGCACGCAAAAAAAATAGTCTCAGCCGTCATTATTCCCAATGCGAAGGAGTTGCTTCATGAAAAAGAAGCCAAAGCGTTTGAACTGAAAGCGAAACAAGAACAATATGGGCAAGCCAAGCTACGGGTAAAAATGAATCGCCAAAAACGGGAACAAGAATCTCTTCAACTGCAGCAAGCAAAGCAGAAACAAATCGAAGTTGAAGTCAGTCTTGCAAATCTCGCCTCCATAATTAAGGGAAAAGAAGCTGAACAAGCACTACTAAATGATATCCTTTCTTTAGAACCCGAAAAGGAGCACGAAGTGGTATTAAAGAAGCTGGCGAGCGTTTCTTTTACCCGGGAGTCGTTGAAACAGGAAAAGCAGAGACTGCCGCTGTTCCAGTCAGTTCAGGGAATGTGGCAGTCCTTGCTAGAAGAAGCAAATGACCATGACCTGAATGAAATCCGAAAGCTTTATGTGAAGCATGCAAATGTAATTGGAACAACATGTGTGGTCTCCGCCCGCAAAGATTTCATAGAAAACTACCCGGTTTTTGACGTTGTCATTATTGACGAAGTATCAAAAGCGACACCGCCGGAGCTCCTTTTGCCGATGCTGAAAGGGAAAAAAATCATTCTGGTTGGCGACCATCACCAGCTGCCGCCTCTTTTGGGGAACGATACGCTGGAGGAAACACTGCAGGAAATGGCGGAAGAAAGTGAAGACTTTGAAGGAAAAGCTGAACTTAAAAAGCTATTAAATGAATCTTTGTTTGAGCGATTGTTTAAAAACTTGCCGAAAAACAATAAAACGATGCTTGCTATTCAATATCGGATGCATGAAAACATTATGGAAACGATAACGCCATTTTATATGCAAGAAAACGAAGTGCTCCAATGTGGCTTAGCCAACTCCGATCTGGATCGGGACCACAAGCTGGAATCACAGCTCATCCAGCGGAACAATCATCTCCTTTGGCTCGATATGCCGAACGAGCCTTTATTTTTCGAAGAAAGAATGAAAGGCGGAAAAAGCCTATACAACCCGGCTGAATTGAAAAGGATTGGCGAATTACTGAAGGAATTGGATGATGCAAGTGCTGAGGCAAAGAGAGCTGGAAGAATGGAAACCAATGAGAAAAAAAGCATTGGAGTCATCAGTTTTTACGGAGAACAAGTAAAAAGGATTGACCGAATGCTTCAACAGGAGTTGCATTTGCCACACTTAACGATTCGCACCGGGACAGTGGATAGATTCCAGGGCATGGAGATGGATGTGATTCTGTTAAGTATGGTGCGTAATCACGATAATAAGCAGGATGATATCGGTTTTGCCAAAGACTATCGCAGGCTGAATGTGGCTTTGTCGAGGGCAAGAGAGCTGCTTGTGATGGTTGGCAGCTCGAAGATGTTCACACAGCGGACGAAAAATAGGGATGCAAGAAAAATGTATACTCACGTTTTAGAAACGGCCAAAAATCAGAATGGACTGCGAACCCTTGAAGAGGTGGGTATGAATGGATAA
- a CDS encoding anti-sigma factor produces MTEKIPSFKEDIDKIHVPTDKLNTIISNFSLDSDTKKQQVKRKRNRILITAACLLIGIPTTAFGAVKAYDMIVQKQNYEVNISVANKIFNKKDSWYKMKIGYLPENMEEFEAMKYSFKDNYANGGFSFILWRLGKDSDFQTLYANDYEEKEINGRKAVIVNKDTGNKNVMFDRQVFLLFEEEGMMLQSYVGTDVSDEQMLKVIDGISLESTTEEKATYTVDYDGALFSKAKEPTESRVIPLKKNSKQLFKVGQKVPVTIDMNETESKLEYVIEKVEVFNSIEDFKQENFNELGLNILSENKALDSTNKLLPYKRDVYKVGNGKDSVDELVESQLVNLKFVYLTTTVKNSGKQATEEIYMHPSLQVLKFKKNAWNYAGEDGIAEDSIMTGEVDYLEPHGNGKGFYNIGSIQPGQTNKINLGYFVDEDKLDSIFLDAFHFSGFGSTENMNAKDRWWIDIRQ; encoded by the coding sequence ATGACAGAAAAAATTCCATCGTTTAAGGAAGACATTGACAAGATTCATGTTCCGACTGATAAGCTTAATACGATAATATCGAACTTTTCATTGGACTCTGATACAAAAAAACAGCAGGTCAAGCGTAAAAGGAATCGTATTTTAATTACTGCTGCCTGTTTATTGATTGGCATACCGACAACTGCCTTTGGTGCAGTAAAAGCCTATGATATGATTGTCCAAAAACAAAATTATGAAGTGAATATTTCAGTGGCAAATAAGATTTTCAATAAGAAAGACAGTTGGTATAAGATGAAAATTGGCTATTTACCAGAAAATATGGAAGAGTTTGAGGCGATGAAATATTCCTTTAAAGATAATTATGCAAATGGTGGGTTTTCATTCATTCTATGGAGATTAGGGAAAGATTCTGATTTTCAAACTTTGTATGCAAACGACTACGAAGAAAAGGAGATCAATGGCAGGAAAGCAGTGATTGTTAATAAAGATACAGGAAACAAAAATGTAATGTTTGATAGACAGGTCTTTCTCTTATTCGAAGAAGAGGGGATGATGTTACAAAGTTATGTTGGAACGGATGTAAGTGATGAGCAAATGTTGAAAGTCATAGATGGCATTTCACTTGAATCAACAACGGAGGAAAAGGCAACATACACAGTGGATTATGATGGAGCCCTTTTTAGTAAAGCGAAGGAACCAACAGAATCTCGTGTTATTCCTTTGAAAAAGAACAGCAAACAACTATTTAAGGTAGGTCAAAAGGTTCCAGTAACCATAGATATGAATGAAACCGAAAGTAAACTTGAATATGTGATAGAAAAAGTTGAAGTCTTTAATTCAATAGAAGATTTTAAACAAGAGAACTTTAATGAATTGGGACTAAACATACTAAGCGAAAATAAGGCTTTAGATTCAACAAATAAATTGTTACCGTACAAACGGGATGTATATAAAGTAGGAAATGGTAAAGATTCTGTTGACGAATTAGTAGAGTCGCAATTAGTTAATCTGAAATTTGTCTACCTGACAACAACAGTGAAAAATAGTGGTAAACAGGCAACAGAAGAAATCTATATGCATCCGTCCTTACAAGTGCTTAAATTTAAAAAGAATGCATGGAACTATGCTGGAGAAGATGGAATCGCCGAAGATAGTATTATGACAGGGGAAGTTGATTATCTAGAACCTCACGGAAATGGAAAAGGCTTTTACAATATTGGCAGTATCCAGCCTGGACAAACGAACAAGATTAATTTAGGTTATTTTGTTGATGAGGATAAATTGGATTCAATCTTCCTTGATGCTTTCCATTTCAGCGGGTTTGGTAGTACTGAAAATATGAATGCGAAAGATCGCTGGTGGATAGATATTCGTCAATAG
- a CDS encoding sigma-70 family RNA polymerase sigma factor, whose amino-acid sequence MEPKLNLISKAKKGDINAFQTLIHFEKEKLYKMAYVYMRNEDDALEVFQETIYKAFESLSKLRNDEYFSTWLTRILINSAIDLLRKKKRVVPINQTVLENTSDTSSFKSDEQIDLLKAMEEIEEKYKTVLLLRFYQDYTVKQIAAMLKCPEGTVKTNIRRGLDKLKEKMKGVYSDDRKNSIV is encoded by the coding sequence TTGGAACCTAAGTTGAACTTAATATCCAAAGCGAAAAAAGGGGATATAAATGCATTTCAGACATTAATTCATTTTGAGAAGGAAAAATTGTACAAGATGGCATATGTGTATATGCGGAATGAAGATGATGCATTAGAAGTGTTTCAAGAAACGATTTATAAAGCTTTTGAATCGCTGTCAAAATTAAGAAATGATGAATATTTCTCCACGTGGTTGACGCGTATTTTGATTAATTCAGCTATTGATTTATTAAGAAAGAAAAAGAGAGTAGTTCCAATCAATCAAACAGTGTTAGAAAACACTAGTGATACCTCATCTTTCAAATCCGATGAACAAATAGATCTTCTTAAAGCTATGGAAGAAATTGAAGAAAAATATAAAACGGTCTTGCTTTTAAGGTTTTATCAAGATTATACGGTTAAACAGATCGCCGCGATGCTTAAATGTCCAGAGGGAACGGTGAAAACGAATATCCGGCGCGGGTTAGATAAACTTAAGGAGAAAATGAAGGGGGTTTACAGTGATGACAGAAAAAATTCCATCGTTTAA
- a CDS encoding DUF5348 domain-containing protein produces the protein MKSRWKEMNYNEELDCWVVFWGENSGYKMRCGEWFDLHLGNGKTLSCRLELGRDWYILTGRNDVRFYLKKNETYQVDL, from the coding sequence ATGAAAAGTCGCTGGAAAGAAATGAATTACAATGAAGAGTTGGATTGTTGGGTTGTGTTTTGGGGAGAAAATTCTGGTTATAAGATGCGATGTGGGGAATGGTTTGATCTACATCTGGGAAATGGGAAGACTCTTTCCTGTCGACTGGAACTGGGCAGAGACTGGTACATCCTTACGGGTCGAAATGATGTTAGGTTCTACCTTAAGAAAAATGAGACGTATCAAGTTGACTTGTAA
- a CDS encoding ExeA family protein, whose translation MFEAFYEMDNTPFSRDLPTDQLYDSSMMHEILGRLKYTAERQLFAVLSGDSGTGKTTTIRKFVDKLDKGKFHILYLSDSKLTPRHFYKGLLEQLGSEAKFYRGDAKRQLHREIELMKGIRGLQPVVVVDEAHLLDREMLEEVRFLLNFKMDSQSPMALILVGQSELWDRLRLQSYAAIRQRIDIQFQLGHLDRAQVEEYVSRHLRYAGVDQPIFSDGALDEIHRFSGGAARLINKLCTHSLLYGSQNGRRIIDDHMIKQVIQGELS comes from the coding sequence GTGTTTGAAGCCTTCTATGAAATGGATAACACCCCTTTCTCCAGAGATCTTCCGACTGATCAATTGTATGATTCCTCCATGATGCATGAAATTCTTGGAAGGCTGAAGTACACAGCTGAAAGACAGCTTTTTGCCGTTCTGAGTGGGGATAGTGGTACTGGCAAGACCACAACCATCCGTAAGTTTGTGGACAAATTGGATAAAGGGAAATTCCATATCCTTTACCTGTCCGACTCTAAGTTAACGCCTCGTCATTTTTACAAAGGTCTTTTGGAACAGTTAGGTTCTGAAGCGAAGTTTTATCGAGGAGATGCAAAACGGCAGCTTCATCGTGAGATTGAATTAATGAAAGGCATACGAGGGCTACAACCTGTAGTGGTAGTGGACGAAGCCCATCTTCTGGACCGGGAAATGCTTGAAGAGGTTCGTTTCCTACTGAACTTCAAGATGGATTCGCAAAGCCCGATGGCACTCATTCTCGTCGGTCAAAGTGAATTGTGGGATCGGCTTCGACTCCAATCATACGCAGCGATACGCCAAAGAATCGATATCCAATTCCAGTTAGGACATCTCGATCGTGCCCAGGTTGAGGAATATGTTTCTAGGCATCTTCGTTATGCCGGAGTTGACCAACCAATATTCTCTGATGGGGCTCTTGACGAAATCCATCGGTTTTCTGGTGGTGCCGCAAGGCTCATAAATAAACTCTGCACACATAGTCTACTCTATGGCTCACAAAATGGCCGAAGGATCATTGACGACCATATGATCAAGCAAGTCATCCAGGGTGAGCTTTCATGA
- a CDS encoding DUF6431 domain-containing protein, with product MKTLLLEFLVRGAGRIPSPCCGKDMLVRGTKNRKAKDHTGQSKTYNIRRLQCTNCQTIHHELPDLLIPYKRYEAECIEDVLTNPSTHIVAADDSTLSRWHGWFHQFMDYWIGCLNSIMIRTNQGKIPQDVTSKCSGTALQRIGRMAGDANGWLTRIVRPIVNINLWLHTRSAFIVQ from the coding sequence TTGAAAACACTCTTACTGGAGTTTTTAGTTAGGGGTGCGGGGAGGATTCCTTCCCCTTGCTGTGGTAAAGACATGTTGGTTAGAGGTACAAAGAATCGAAAAGCCAAGGATCATACAGGTCAGAGTAAAACATATAACATCCGAAGATTGCAGTGCACCAATTGTCAGACCATCCATCATGAACTTCCAGATTTATTGATTCCTTATAAACGCTATGAGGCTGAATGTATCGAAGACGTTCTTACGAACCCATCCACCCACATTGTTGCTGCCGATGATTCCACTCTTTCGAGATGGCACGGCTGGTTTCATCAATTTATGGATTATTGGATCGGCTGTTTGAATTCCATCATGATCAGGACCAACCAGGGAAAGATCCCCCAGGATGTTACGTCCAAATGTTCAGGGACCGCACTTCAAAGGATAGGACGCATGGCAGGAGATGCCAATGGTTGGCTGACAAGAATTGTCCGGCCCATCGTAAATATTAATTTATGGTTACACACCCGTTCTGCATTCATTGTCCAATAG